The bacterium genome includes a region encoding these proteins:
- a CDS encoding ABC transporter permease: protein MSAHRVAALTKRLLQQFRRDRRTLALLFVAPIVILGLLGYLIRGSTSAPAVGIANEDQGPLGGVVAASLGRSSVIRASTIQSAEGEARLKDGTLVAYIVFPSDFSRQAQDGTVAPQVHLEGSQPSTSASVLQALQQAMTSLAAQAPGQGVHFRPQVNYLYGGSGLDTLDYFGAAFIGLVVFFLVFVITIVSFLNERSQGTLERLMASPLRRGEIVLGYMLGFTVLALIQSAEVLVFSLAVLKVHNQGSVLLIFGVEAVMAVGAVNLGIFLSMFARSEFQAVQFIPLVIVPQFLLSGILFPVSTEPKPLQVISDVLPLTYAVNGLRDIMVKGADLSWPSLQLDAGVVAGFVVLLIVAGTATLRRRVA, encoded by the coding sequence ATGAGCGCGCACCGCGTCGCCGCCCTCACCAAGCGGCTGCTGCAGCAGTTCCGCCGCGACCGCCGCACGCTGGCCCTCCTGTTCGTCGCGCCCATCGTCATTCTCGGTTTGCTCGGCTACCTCATCCGCGGCTCGACGTCCGCGCCGGCCGTCGGTATCGCCAACGAGGACCAGGGCCCGTTGGGCGGTGTCGTCGCGGCCTCCCTCGGCCGGTCCAGCGTCATCCGCGCCAGCACGATCCAGTCCGCGGAGGGCGAGGCCAGGCTCAAGGACGGGACTCTCGTCGCGTACATCGTCTTCCCGTCCGACTTCAGCCGGCAGGCGCAGGACGGCACGGTCGCGCCGCAGGTGCACCTCGAGGGCTCGCAGCCCTCGACCAGCGCCTCGGTGCTCCAGGCGCTGCAGCAGGCGATGACCTCGCTGGCGGCGCAGGCGCCCGGTCAGGGAGTGCACTTCCGACCTCAGGTCAACTATCTGTACGGCGGCTCCGGCCTCGACACGCTTGACTACTTCGGCGCCGCTTTCATCGGCCTGGTGGTTTTTTTTCTGGTCTTCGTCATCACCATCGTCTCCTTTCTCAACGAGCGCTCCCAGGGCACGCTGGAACGGTTGATGGCGAGCCCGCTGCGTCGGGGAGAGATCGTGCTCGGTTACATGCTCGGCTTCACGGTGCTGGCCCTGATTCAGTCAGCGGAGGTGCTGGTCTTCTCGCTCGCCGTGCTCAAGGTTCACAACCAGGGCAGCGTGCTGTTGATCTTCGGCGTCGAAGCCGTGATGGCGGTCGGCGCGGTCAACCTCGGCATCTTCTTGAGCATGTTCGCCCGATCCGAGTTCCAGGCGGTCCAATTCATCCCGCTGGTGATCGTGCCGCAGTTCCTGCTCTCCGGCATCCTCTTCCCCGTCTCGACCGAGCCGAAGCCGCTCCAGGTCATCTCCGACGTGCTGCCTCTGACCTACGCGGTGAACGGGCTGCGCGACATCATGGTCAAGGGCGCCGACCTGAGCTGGCCGTCGCTCCAGCTCGACGCGGGCGTGGTCGCCGGGTTCGTGGTGCTGCTCATCGTCGCCGGGACCGCCACGCTCCGCAGGCGAGTGGCCTGA
- a CDS encoding cysteine--tRNA ligase: MPEAPFRLRVRDTLTEGKVRLAPQTKAGRKELTLYVCGVTPYDSGHMGHAFTFCTFDILVRFVESQGVRVRYAQNVTDIDDPLFERARRDGIDWRILADREVKVHMRDMGALGWRPPDVMPRVSDEIGHILGTASRLEQSGHAYCTDALYFDVSRYPGYGGLSHRTRRSMLRKLRDEGLLGTVGLNAKRDALDFPLWRRSRADEPSWESKFGPGRPGWHIECSAMAMRYLGDQIDIHGGGRDLAFSHHESERAQSESLTGKVPFSRAWMHTGMVRYEGRKMSKSLGNLVHVSQALQRAPAAAVRLYLASHRYERDWDFSWQGLARAARLVERLRALLADEVRGAGEPRSAVVVGAGPAFRPPAGAGKGLVREFTAALADDLDSPRAVRALRAAVRQRDAAAARWMLGILAGTASLT; the protein is encoded by the coding sequence GTGCCTGAGGCCCCCTTCCGCCTCCGCGTACGCGACACGCTGACGGAGGGCAAGGTGCGCCTCGCGCCCCAAACCAAGGCCGGCCGCAAGGAGCTCACCCTGTATGTCTGTGGGGTGACGCCCTATGACTCCGGCCACATGGGTCATGCCTTCACGTTCTGCACGTTCGACATCCTGGTGCGCTTCGTCGAATCCCAGGGCGTTCGCGTGCGGTACGCGCAGAACGTGACCGACATCGACGATCCGCTTTTCGAGCGGGCTCGCCGTGACGGCATCGATTGGCGGATCCTCGCCGACCGCGAGGTGAAGGTGCACATGCGGGACATGGGCGCGCTCGGTTGGCGCCCGCCCGACGTGATGCCGCGCGTCTCGGACGAGATCGGCCACATCCTCGGCACCGCTTCGCGGCTGGAACAATCCGGGCATGCCTATTGCACCGACGCGCTGTACTTCGACGTCAGCCGCTACCCCGGCTACGGCGGGCTGTCACATCGCACGCGGCGATCGATGCTGCGCAAGCTGCGCGACGAGGGACTCCTGGGCACCGTCGGCCTGAACGCGAAACGCGACGCCCTCGACTTTCCGCTGTGGCGCCGTTCAAGGGCGGACGAACCGTCGTGGGAATCGAAATTCGGGCCGGGACGGCCCGGCTGGCACATCGAGTGCTCGGCCATGGCGATGCGCTACCTGGGGGATCAGATCGACATCCACGGCGGAGGTCGCGACCTCGCGTTCAGCCACCACGAGTCCGAGCGTGCGCAGTCGGAGTCCTTAACCGGCAAGGTTCCCTTCTCCCGCGCCTGGATGCACACTGGGATGGTCCGGTACGAGGGCCGGAAGATGAGCAAGTCGCTGGGCAACCTGGTGCACGTGAGCCAGGCGCTGCAGCGGGCGCCCGCGGCCGCGGTGCGACTCTATCTGGCCTCGCATCGTTACGAGCGTGATTGGGATTTCAGCTGGCAGGGTCTGGCGCGAGCCGCCCGGCTGGTCGAGCGCCTGCGCGCGCTCTTGGCGGATGAGGTTCGGGGGGCGGGCGAACCTCGTTCCGCGGTGGTGGTGGGGGCGGGCCCAGCGTTCCGGCCGCCGGCGGGGGCGGGGAAGGGGCTCGTGCGAGAGTTCACGGCGGCGCTGGCCGACGATCTCGACAGCCCGCGCGCGGTGAGGGCGCTGCGGGCGGCGGTCCGGCAGCGCGATGCGGCCGCGGCGCGGTGGATGCTCGGCATCCTGGCCGGGACCGCCTCACTGACCTAG
- a CDS encoding methionine adenosyltransferase, with protein sequence MTTSFSSSQSFLLTSESVTEGHPDKVCDQVSDSVLDGMLGQDPNARVACETAITKGLCVVIGEVTTHAELDIQRTIRETIRGIGYNDEEIGFDADHALIQVYLKEQSPDIAAGVDHSLEEREGTLADDPFELQGAGDQGMMIGFACNETAELMPLTISLAHRLAHRLAHKRKDGSLPFLLPDGKTQVTIEYQHGRPKRIEAIVVSTHHTPGVSQQDISDGVRTLVIDPVLDGLLVDARTKIMVNPSGHFLVGGPAADAGLTGRKIIVDTYGGVARHGGGAFSGKDPSKVDRSAAYAARHVAKNLVAAGLADRCEVQVSYAIGRAHPTSIAVETFGTGTVSETELLQLVRRHFDLRPGAIIANMDLLRPIYRPTAAYGHFGRDDLGVPWELTNKVEALRADASVTARSAG encoded by the coding sequence GTGACAACTTCCTTCAGCTCGTCTCAATCGTTCCTTCTGACCTCCGAATCCGTCACTGAGGGCCACCCCGACAAGGTCTGCGACCAGGTCTCCGACTCAGTGCTCGACGGCATGCTGGGGCAGGACCCCAACGCACGCGTCGCATGCGAGACCGCGATCACCAAAGGACTCTGCGTGGTCATCGGCGAGGTCACCACGCACGCCGAGCTCGATATTCAGCGCACGATCCGCGAAACGATCCGCGGTATTGGCTACAACGACGAGGAGATCGGCTTCGACGCCGACCACGCGCTCATCCAGGTCTATCTGAAGGAACAGTCCCCGGACATCGCCGCCGGCGTCGACCACTCGCTCGAGGAACGCGAAGGGACGCTCGCCGACGACCCGTTCGAGCTCCAGGGCGCTGGCGATCAGGGGATGATGATCGGCTTTGCCTGCAACGAGACGGCGGAGCTCATGCCGCTGACCATCTCCCTCGCGCACCGGCTGGCGCACCGGCTGGCGCACAAGCGCAAGGACGGATCGCTGCCCTTTCTCCTGCCGGACGGCAAGACTCAGGTCACGATCGAGTACCAGCACGGCCGCCCGAAGCGCATCGAAGCCATCGTGGTCTCCACGCACCACACTCCGGGAGTCAGCCAGCAGGACATCAGCGACGGCGTGCGCACGCTGGTCATCGATCCCGTCCTCGACGGGCTGCTCGTCGACGCCCGCACCAAGATCATGGTCAACCCCAGCGGCCACTTCCTGGTCGGCGGCCCCGCCGCGGATGCGGGCCTGACCGGTCGCAAGATCATCGTCGACACGTACGGCGGAGTCGCCAGGCACGGCGGTGGCGCGTTCAGCGGCAAGGATCCCAGCAAGGTCGACCGCTCGGCCGCCTACGCCGCGCGGCACGTGGCCAAGAACCTGGTCGCAGCCGGCCTCGCCGACCGCTGCGAGGTCCAGGTCTCGTACGCGATCGGCCGCGCGCACCCGACATCCATCGCGGTCGAGACCTTCGGCACGGGCACGGTGTCCGAAACCGAGCTGCTGCAGCTGGTGCGGCGTCACTTCGACCTGCGACCGGGTGCGATCATCGCGAACATGGACCTGCTCCGGCCCATCTACCGTCCGACCGCCGCATACGGCCACTTCGGGCGGGACGACCTTGGCGTGCCCTGGGAGCTGACCAACAAAGTCGAAGCCCTGCGCGCCGACGCCTCGGTAACGGCCCGCTCGGCCGGTTAG
- a CDS encoding Rieske (2Fe-2S) protein yields MTKAENRVDQIVSDLLHGRRLKLRGGDAEEKAAITAAARLAAARQGPQRMRPAFRRRLAQSLGSAPHNAWLTRRAALVAGIGLAVGAATGGLVSRAMEGTSSPQRPGGAPISPMNARWVDVAALEDLVDGQGKRVSAGAVSAYLFRHGATVTAVSSICSHLPCELQWNSGAGLLDCPCHPASFTPNGQSTYAYPLPALDTVGVRVTAAGRVEVLGTAE; encoded by the coding sequence ATGACTAAGGCTGAGAACCGGGTCGACCAGATCGTCTCCGATCTGCTGCACGGCCGCCGGTTGAAGCTGCGCGGGGGAGACGCCGAGGAGAAGGCGGCGATCACCGCGGCCGCCCGACTGGCGGCGGCGCGCCAGGGTCCGCAGCGCATGCGCCCGGCCTTCCGCAGGCGCCTGGCGCAGAGCCTCGGATCCGCGCCACACAACGCGTGGCTGACGCGACGCGCGGCGCTGGTGGCGGGTATCGGCCTGGCCGTGGGCGCCGCCACCGGCGGCCTGGTCAGCCGGGCGATGGAGGGGACCTCGTCGCCGCAGCGCCCCGGAGGCGCGCCCATCAGCCCGATGAACGCCCGCTGGGTGGACGTGGCCGCGCTCGAGGACCTCGTTGACGGCCAGGGCAAACGGGTGAGCGCGGGCGCAGTGAGCGCGTACCTCTTCCGCCACGGCGCCACCGTGACCGCGGTGTCCTCGATCTGCTCGCACCTTCCGTGCGAGCTGCAATGGAATAGCGGCGCCGGGCTGCTCGACTGCCCCTGCCATCCGGCGTCTTTCACCCCGAACGGCCAATCCACCTACGCCTACCCGTTGCCCGCGCTCGACACGGTCGGCGTCCGGGTCACGGCGGCGGGGCGCGTCGAAGTCCTCGGCACCGCAGAGTGA
- a CDS encoding sigma-70 family RNA polymerase sigma factor translates to MSDPPDEPATGSEGQGDVLQLPAASLATDIALDELELVYAFIHARVGNRADAEDLTQQVAMKAIPRLRQGAPASAIRGYLFATARSVLGAFWSTRLGLSEAELHEDLVIAAPVVPAADAGVEAVQRILAQLPDNYRRVLELRFLHGYSLKEVAAEMRSTVGAIKVMQLRALRAAAKVRLHD, encoded by the coding sequence ATGAGCGACCCCCCGGACGAGCCGGCGACCGGCTCGGAGGGGCAAGGGGACGTGCTGCAGCTGCCGGCGGCGTCGCTCGCCACGGACATCGCTCTCGACGAGCTAGAGCTGGTGTATGCGTTCATCCACGCGCGAGTCGGCAACCGTGCCGACGCCGAAGACCTGACCCAGCAGGTGGCCATGAAGGCGATCCCCCGGCTGCGGCAGGGGGCGCCGGCGAGCGCCATCCGGGGATATCTGTTCGCCACCGCGCGCTCGGTGCTCGGCGCGTTCTGGAGCACCCGTCTAGGGCTTTCAGAAGCGGAGCTGCACGAGGATCTGGTGATCGCGGCGCCGGTCGTGCCCGCCGCCGACGCCGGGGTCGAGGCGGTGCAGCGGATCCTGGCCCAGCTTCCCGACAACTACCGGCGCGTGCTGGAGCTGCGTTTCCTGCACGGGTATTCACTCAAGGAAGTGGCCGCCGAGATGCGTTCGACCGTCGGGGCGATCAAGGTCATGCAGCTGCGCGCCCTGCGCGCGGCAGCCAAGGTCCGGCTGCATGACTAA
- a CDS encoding DUF4349 domain-containing protein, giving the protein MNFSSGGRRMKKVLVILAMLVAAAACGGAGGTATSGAARYSGPDQAGGSKGAPTKINGQPGGITDIANPPTTDVVPTLQGPQVIRQAQLAISVKSGTFDAKLAQVRALVEQEQGFIAGTDAQVNPVTNDQIRTGVITFMVPAAKFDETIDQLSTLGKVQNEHISGQDVSAQYVDLQARLANEEAQRNAMLALLARAQSISDIITVQNQIGQITGQIEQLKGQIQYLDRNTAFSTVTVNLTEAGAPVQAPPSDSWGFATALNDAAHNFVSTINYVVAGLGALGPIVILLGLGYLLWRRRRLPLPRHA; this is encoded by the coding sequence ATGAATTTCTCGTCAGGAGGCCGTCGAATGAAAAAAGTCCTCGTCATCCTTGCCATGCTGGTGGCGGCGGCAGCCTGCGGCGGCGCCGGCGGCACGGCCACCTCCGGCGCGGCCAGGTATTCCGGCCCCGACCAGGCGGGCGGCTCCAAGGGAGCGCCGACCAAGATCAACGGGCAGCCCGGTGGGATCACCGACATCGCCAATCCACCGACCACCGACGTCGTGCCCACGCTCCAGGGGCCCCAGGTCATCCGCCAGGCGCAGCTCGCGATCAGCGTGAAGTCGGGCACCTTCGATGCCAAGCTGGCCCAGGTGCGCGCCCTCGTCGAGCAGGAGCAGGGCTTCATCGCCGGCACCGACGCCCAGGTCAACCCCGTGACAAACGACCAGATCCGCACCGGGGTCATCACGTTCATGGTCCCCGCCGCCAAGTTCGACGAGACCATCGACCAGCTCTCGACGCTCGGCAAGGTCCAGAACGAGCACATCAGCGGCCAGGACGTCAGCGCCCAGTACGTCGACCTGCAGGCCCGCCTGGCCAATGAGGAAGCGCAGCGCAACGCCATGCTGGCGCTGCTCGCGAGGGCTCAGTCCATCTCGGACATCATCACCGTGCAGAACCAGATCGGTCAGATCACCGGCCAGATCGAGCAGCTCAAAGGCCAGATTCAGTACCTCGACCGCAACACCGCCTTCAGCACCGTCACCGTCAACTTGACCGAGGCCGGGGCACCGGTCCAGGCGCCGCCGTCCGACAGCTGGGGCTTCGCCACCGCCTTGAATGACGCCGCGCACAACTTCGTCAGCACGATCAACTATGTCGTCGCCGGGCTGGGCGCGCTCGGCCCGATCGTGATCCTGCTGGGGCTTGGCTACCTCCTCTGGCGCCGCCGCCGCTTGCCGCTGCCGCGCCACGCCTGA
- a CDS encoding ABC-F family ATP-binding cassette domain-containing protein, with amino-acid sequence MTKRRRAVQVTIASVLQVKNLAIDVAARRVLTDASFTVAPGDKVGLVGRNGAGKTSLLKVLAGEDDPALGLVLRRGTLGYVPQNPRPRADAAPTALAHILSGRGLDQAAAKLAEHHHRLESDPSLANVELFSEAEERYRLNGGYSSESDARRIATGLGLKPDRVDMALSVLSGGERRRIELARVLFADADLLLLDEPTNHLDSDAKSWLMDFLRDNRGAVIVVSHDLILLDEAITRVLHLDSGRMIEYRGTYSQYQQARQLEEKRLTSLAHRQEAEIKRLSLLAEVMRRQTEKRARTAKAIFKRVDRLKAERVVAPRGERKVKMRFPEPPHSGRVVLTAESLAKNYAGPVVFRDVTFEVERGQRLLVMGLNGAGKTSLLRILAGQSQPNSGSFRLGHGVSLGYYAQEHEGIRAGVPVLAHMRQQSDAEEPLLRALLGTFSLTGDIARQDAGTLSGGEKTKLALAQLVAGRHNLLLLDEPTNNLDPPSRAGVARALAAWPGTMVIVSHDPEFVEALRPGRVLFMPEGRVDYWEEDLLDVVSMA; translated from the coding sequence GTGACCAAACGCCGCCGGGCCGTCCAGGTAACAATTGCGAGCGTGCTGCAGGTTAAGAACCTCGCCATCGACGTCGCCGCGCGCCGCGTCCTGACGGATGCGAGCTTCACCGTGGCGCCCGGTGACAAGGTGGGATTGGTCGGACGCAACGGCGCGGGCAAGACGAGCCTGCTCAAGGTCCTGGCCGGCGAGGACGACCCAGCATTGGGATTGGTTCTGCGGCGCGGCACGCTCGGGTACGTGCCCCAGAACCCGCGGCCGCGCGCCGACGCGGCGCCGACCGCGCTTGCCCACATCCTGTCGGGACGCGGCCTCGACCAGGCCGCCGCGAAGCTTGCCGAGCATCACCACCGCCTGGAGTCAGATCCCTCGCTCGCCAATGTCGAGCTCTTTTCCGAGGCTGAGGAACGATACCGGCTCAATGGCGGCTATTCGAGCGAATCGGACGCCCGGCGCATCGCCACCGGCCTCGGCCTGAAACCCGACCGAGTGGACATGGCGCTCAGCGTGCTGTCCGGAGGTGAGCGGCGCCGCATCGAGCTGGCTCGCGTCCTCTTTGCCGACGCCGACCTGCTGCTCCTCGACGAGCCCACCAACCACCTCGACAGCGACGCCAAGTCATGGCTCATGGACTTCCTGCGCGACAACCGCGGCGCGGTGATCGTAGTCAGCCACGACCTGATCCTCCTCGACGAGGCGATCACACGTGTCCTGCACTTGGACTCGGGCCGGATGATCGAGTACCGCGGCACCTATTCGCAGTACCAGCAGGCGCGGCAACTCGAGGAGAAGCGCCTGACATCTCTGGCGCACCGGCAGGAGGCCGAGATCAAGCGGCTGAGCCTGCTCGCCGAGGTCATGCGGCGGCAGACCGAAAAGCGAGCGCGAACCGCGAAGGCGATCTTCAAGCGCGTCGACCGCCTGAAGGCCGAAAGAGTCGTCGCGCCTCGGGGCGAGCGCAAGGTCAAGATGCGCTTCCCCGAGCCGCCACACAGCGGGCGCGTCGTCCTCACGGCCGAGAGCCTGGCCAAGAACTACGCCGGGCCGGTCGTCTTTCGCGACGTGACCTTCGAGGTCGAGCGCGGGCAGCGATTGCTGGTCATGGGCCTGAACGGCGCCGGCAAGACGAGCCTGCTGCGCATCCTGGCGGGCCAGAGCCAGCCCAACTCGGGCAGCTTCCGCCTCGGTCACGGCGTTTCTCTCGGGTACTACGCGCAGGAGCACGAGGGGATTCGCGCGGGCGTGCCGGTGCTGGCCCACATGCGCCAGCAGTCGGATGCCGAAGAGCCGCTTCTGCGCGCGCTGCTCGGCACGTTCAGCCTCACCGGCGACATCGCCCGCCAGGACGCGGGCACGCTCTCCGGCGGCGAGAAGACAAAGCTGGCGCTGGCGCAGCTGGTGGCCGGACGGCACAACCTGCTCCTGCTCGACGAGCCGACCAACAACCTCGACCCGCCTTCGCGCGCCGGCGTCGCCCGCGCGCTGGCGGCGTGGCCGGGAACCATGGTCATCGTCAGCCACGACCCGGAGTTCGTCGAGGCGCTGCGACCTGGCCGCGTGCTGTTCATGCCCGAGGGTCGCGTCGACTACTGGGAGGAGGATCTCCTCGACGTCGTCTCTATGGCCTGA
- a CDS encoding biotin/lipoyl-binding protein gives MSVEVREIVMPDLQGAEEITVGAWSKKAGDHVTEGETLMEVHTDKVNAEIPSPVSGVVEALLLDEGDAVKPGQPIARVTPE, from the coding sequence ATGAGCGTTGAGGTGCGAGAGATCGTCATGCCCGACCTGCAGGGCGCCGAGGAGATCACGGTCGGCGCGTGGAGCAAGAAGGCAGGCGACCACGTGACCGAGGGCGAAACTCTCATGGAAGTGCACACGGACAAGGTCAACGCGGAGATCCCCTCGCCCGTGAGCGGTGTGGTCGAGGCGCTGCTGCTGGATGAGGGCGACGCGGTCAAGCCGGGCCAGCCGATCGCCAGGGTCACGCCCGAGTAG
- a CDS encoding DedA family protein codes for MTSTLTHLVAAYGLLAIFLTMAGESAGLPISSEIVVPLGGALASQGKLSFVLVVAVSSLANLAGSLIAFYLSRRYGERVILSRAGRWMGLSKGHLRMANRFFGRFGLWAVLFGRLMPIVRTYISFPAGLSKIGYARFVLGTLVGAIPWNLALAFAGYKLGQHYEQVARYLAPVGVPIAIGVVILVAVAWWFGRRLGEDESKGSLPPPAA; via the coding sequence TTGACCAGCACCCTCACGCATCTGGTCGCGGCGTATGGCCTCCTCGCCATCTTCCTCACCATGGCGGGCGAGAGCGCCGGGCTTCCCATCTCGAGCGAGATCGTGGTCCCGCTGGGGGGCGCGCTGGCGTCGCAGGGCAAGCTCTCCTTTGTTCTGGTCGTGGCGGTGTCGAGTCTCGCCAACCTCGCCGGCTCGCTGATCGCCTTCTACCTCTCGCGACGATATGGCGAGCGGGTGATCCTGAGCCGGGCCGGCCGCTGGATGGGCCTGAGCAAGGGCCACCTGCGCATGGCCAATCGCTTCTTCGGCCGGTTCGGGTTGTGGGCGGTGCTTTTCGGCCGCCTGATGCCCATCGTGCGCACCTACATCTCGTTTCCCGCGGGGCTCTCGAAAATCGGTTACGCCAGGTTCGTCCTCGGCACGCTGGTGGGCGCGATTCCGTGGAACCTCGCCCTCGCCTTCGCGGGCTACAAGTTGGGCCAGCACTACGAGCAGGTCGCGCGCTACCTCGCCCCGGTCGGCGTTCCGATCGCGATCGGAGTGGTGATCCTGGTGGCCGTGGCCTGGTGGTTCGGCCGCAGGCTTGGCGAGGATGAGTCGAAGGGCTCGCTGCCGCCGCCGGCGGCCTGA
- a CDS encoding SDR family oxidoreductase: MIEAKMSSRNVSVVVTGCGAGIGEATLRCLLQAGYYVVGIEREPALGRRAETLLNDRGRVLIGDVKDRNLLSQAATHARKAAPLHGWVNNAAIEALGALHELEPPGLEAQLAVDLLAFIWGSQVAVRTFMDQRSAGSIVNVSSVHGRRGYPDWATYDIAKGGIDALTRYIAVEYGPAGIRANGVAPGSVRTQMHKRFVDATPDPAATEHDMAGVIPLRRIADPDEIGKVITFLLSDSASYLTGQTIAVDGGTSVAGGVFQPHEDLLARYASLSRQPAREDA, from the coding sequence TTGATTGAGGCCAAGATGAGCTCAAGAAATGTGAGCGTTGTCGTCACCGGGTGTGGGGCGGGCATCGGTGAAGCCACCTTGCGCTGTCTGTTGCAGGCCGGCTACTACGTGGTCGGCATTGAGCGCGAGCCCGCTCTTGGACGGCGGGCAGAGACGCTGCTCAATGACCGCGGAAGAGTCCTTATTGGAGACGTGAAGGATCGAAACCTGCTGAGCCAGGCGGCCACTCATGCGCGGAAGGCCGCCCCATTGCATGGGTGGGTCAACAATGCCGCGATCGAAGCGCTCGGAGCCCTGCATGAACTGGAGCCTCCAGGGCTGGAGGCGCAACTTGCGGTCGATTTGTTGGCATTCATTTGGGGGTCGCAGGTTGCCGTCAGGACCTTCATGGATCAAAGGTCGGCCGGCAGCATTGTTAACGTGTCGTCCGTCCATGGGCGCCGTGGGTATCCAGACTGGGCGACCTACGACATCGCTAAAGGCGGCATCGACGCGCTCACCAGGTACATTGCCGTGGAGTATGGCCCGGCCGGCATTCGTGCGAATGGAGTCGCCCCGGGCTCGGTCCGGACCCAAATGCACAAGCGTTTCGTGGACGCAACACCTGATCCGGCTGCAACCGAACATGACATGGCCGGAGTCATTCCACTGCGCCGGATCGCGGATCCTGACGAGATCGGGAAGGTCATCACGTTTCTTCTGTCGGATTCGGCCTCGTACTTGACAGGCCAGACGATCGCCGTGGATGGAGGCACGTCCGTCGCTGGGGGCGTGTTCCAACCACACGAGGATCTGCTGGCGCGGTACGCGTCGCTATCTCGCCAGCCGGCGCGCGAAGACGCGTGA
- the iolB gene encoding 5-deoxy-glucuronate isomerase has product MLLRRSAPVPSLDGLVVSITPESAGWTHVGFEVYRLNRQQAITPNTNDRELCVVILSGQVDVTCDGNRWGALGSRSNPFEGAPDAVYAPPKSDIKLTSASIMCEIALCWAEAKRGVEPQLLRAQDVRTSRRGSDRTERMIRDILMEDRSAESLLVTEVTTRGGNWSSYPPHKHDTDDPPRETYLEETYYHRTKHPEGFGFQQVYTEDRALDTTLCVRDGDVVLVPRGYHPVAAAPGYDLYYLNVMAGPRRRWLVTTDPRHRWQLD; this is encoded by the coding sequence ATGCTCCTACGGCGAAGCGCTCCGGTGCCGTCTCTGGATGGTCTTGTCGTCAGCATCACGCCGGAATCGGCCGGCTGGACCCACGTTGGCTTCGAGGTTTACAGGCTCAACCGTCAACAGGCGATCACTCCCAACACCAACGATCGCGAACTCTGTGTGGTGATTCTGTCGGGCCAGGTCGACGTCACTTGTGATGGCAACCGATGGGGCGCCTTGGGTTCGCGCTCAAATCCTTTCGAGGGTGCTCCCGACGCGGTCTATGCGCCTCCGAAATCAGATATCAAGTTGACATCGGCCAGCATCATGTGCGAGATCGCTCTCTGTTGGGCGGAAGCGAAGCGCGGTGTCGAGCCGCAACTCCTCCGCGCGCAGGACGTCCGGACATCGAGACGCGGTTCGGACCGGACGGAGAGGATGATTCGCGACATCCTGATGGAAGATCGGTCGGCTGAGTCGCTCTTGGTTACGGAGGTGACTACTCGAGGCGGCAATTGGTCGAGCTATCCACCCCACAAACACGACACCGACGACCCGCCACGTGAGACATACCTGGAGGAGACTTACTACCATCGAACGAAGCACCCGGAAGGCTTTGGCTTCCAGCAGGTGTATACCGAGGACCGGGCCTTAGATACAACCTTGTGTGTCCGCGATGGGGACGTTGTGCTCGTACCGCGGGGATACCATCCAGTGGCGGCTGCACCCGGCTACGACCTCTACTACTTAAACGTTATGGCGGGCCCCCGTCGTCGGTGGTTGGTCACGACCGATCCACGTCACCGCTGGCAACTTGATTGA